Proteins encoded in a region of the Stieleria neptunia genome:
- the tnpC gene encoding IS66 family transposase, producing the protein MTAPENQDELQSLKRFNDELVETVQSQQKTIAQLREELNLYRRKLFGQSSERHAEDDSQLHLFDLGESVNEGDDDEQDPPKSRKKRRRKKKSEKLPAHLRRKIIEAGVSSKERMCSCCGEEMPIIGTDISERLDLIPAELFVWEIRRHKRACGKCRESIAQVPAGSEPGGPATPVAGSDSGFGVYTQIITNKFADHLPLYRGEDIFARAGVMIPRNTQFGMLVNIAALVAPLIALMKSRIVSGRVLGVDDTSVRLQDPALPGKMRTARFWLYRGREDHPYNVFDFTESRGRDGPAGFLRDFHGHAVVDAYGVHEGVYLGKHDQIFAACCNCHARRKFVEAKPNDPVAAARALAMYRGLYDVEDRAKRCSAEERLELRQRESAPLMNQLHDWLIEKSSDPRVLPKSSLGKAVRCSLNQWDELTVFLGDGAIPFDNNETENELRSLTIGRQNWLFVGSNRGGEVAAAMYSLVSSAARHHLDAWAYVDDCLRKLAGGSTDYEALLPDVWRGRHPESIRVYRDAEQASRRLTTQQRRVRRREAKVA; encoded by the coding sequence ATGACTGCACCGGAAAATCAAGACGAATTGCAGAGCCTAAAACGATTCAATGATGAGTTGGTCGAAACGGTTCAGTCACAACAGAAGACGATCGCACAACTTCGCGAAGAACTGAACCTGTACCGTCGCAAACTATTTGGTCAATCCTCCGAGCGGCATGCCGAAGACGATTCGCAGTTGCATCTGTTCGATCTCGGCGAGTCGGTCAATGAAGGCGATGATGACGAGCAGGATCCGCCGAAGTCTCGCAAGAAGCGACGCCGTAAGAAGAAGTCCGAAAAACTACCGGCTCACTTGAGACGCAAAATCATCGAGGCGGGCGTCTCGTCCAAAGAGCGAATGTGCTCTTGCTGTGGCGAAGAGATGCCCATCATTGGCACGGACATCAGCGAGCGGCTCGATCTGATTCCGGCGGAACTCTTCGTTTGGGAAATCCGTCGTCATAAGCGTGCCTGTGGCAAGTGCAGAGAGTCGATCGCGCAGGTTCCCGCCGGCAGCGAGCCCGGTGGACCGGCCACGCCGGTTGCCGGCAGTGATTCTGGCTTCGGCGTTTACACACAAATCATCACCAACAAGTTTGCCGACCATTTGCCACTGTATCGAGGTGAAGATATCTTCGCCCGCGCAGGCGTGATGATCCCGAGAAACACGCAGTTTGGGATGCTTGTGAACATCGCGGCACTCGTCGCACCGCTGATCGCCTTGATGAAATCGCGAATCGTTTCGGGCCGCGTACTGGGCGTCGATGACACGTCGGTGCGGCTGCAAGATCCTGCCTTGCCCGGCAAGATGCGAACGGCTCGCTTCTGGCTGTACCGTGGCCGCGAAGACCATCCGTACAACGTGTTCGACTTTACCGAGAGTCGTGGGCGCGACGGTCCGGCGGGATTCTTGAGGGATTTTCACGGCCACGCGGTGGTCGACGCTTATGGAGTTCACGAGGGAGTCTACCTGGGGAAACACGATCAGATCTTTGCTGCGTGTTGTAACTGCCACGCGCGGAGGAAATTCGTCGAAGCAAAGCCGAACGATCCGGTGGCCGCTGCGCGTGCGCTTGCGATGTACCGAGGACTTTATGACGTCGAGGATCGCGCGAAGCGGTGCAGTGCCGAAGAGCGTCTTGAACTTCGTCAGCGTGAATCGGCTCCGTTGATGAACCAACTCCATGACTGGTTGATCGAGAAGAGCAGCGATCCGCGAGTGTTGCCCAAGAGTTCGCTTGGCAAGGCCGTCAGGTGCTCGCTGAATCAGTGGGACGAGTTAACGGTGTTTCTAGGCGATGGAGCGATTCCGTTTGACAACAACGAAACGGAGAACGAGCTTCGGAGCCTGACGATCGGTCGTCAGAACTGGTTGTTCGTCGGCTCCAATCGCGGTGGCGAAGTAGCCGCTGCGATGTACAGCTTGGTATCATCGGCGGCGCGGCATCATCTCGATGCTTGGGCTTACGTGGACGATTGCCTTCGCAAGCTTGCCGGTGGCTCGACGGACTACGAAGCGTTGCTTCCGGATGTTTGGCGAGGCCGCCATCCCGAGAGCATTCGAGTGTATCGTGATGCCGAGCAGGCGTCGCGACGATTGACAACTCAGCAACGCCGCGTGCGTCGGCGCGAAGCCAAGGTGGCGTGA
- the tnpB gene encoding IS66 family insertion sequence element accessory protein TnpB (TnpB, as the term is used for proteins encoded by IS66 family insertion elements, is considered an accessory protein, since TnpC, encoded by a neighboring gene, is a DDE family transposase.), producing the protein MIAISPTTRIFVCTDATDMRKGFCGLSGLVKAHFQIDLFSGHLFVFFNRRRDYVKVLAWDKDGLSIWSKRLERGTFEKLTRSSDGDLEIDSAELIMMLRGVQIEGTQRRKRYSIDPAKVA; encoded by the coding sequence GTGATCGCAATCTCACCAACGACACGCATTTTCGTCTGCACCGACGCGACCGACATGCGAAAAGGATTCTGCGGTTTGTCGGGCCTCGTCAAAGCACACTTCCAGATCGACCTGTTCTCTGGTCACTTGTTTGTTTTCTTCAATCGCAGGCGTGACTACGTCAAGGTCTTGGCCTGGGACAAAGACGGTCTTTCTATCTGGTCGAAGCGACTCGAGCGTGGAACCTTTGAGAAGCTGACGCGAAGTTCCGACGGTGACTTGGAGATCGATTCGGCGGAACTAATCATGATGCTTCGCGGTGTGCAGATCGAAGGAACACAGCGAAGGAAACGCTACTCGATTGACCCAGCCAAAGTGGCGTAG
- the tnpA gene encoding IS66 family insertion sequence element accessory protein TnpA, which yields MARLPDPQLARQWRERLDRYEHSGLTVAKFCEVEGYSAASFYQWRRKLRDEKSPGDPAFIPVQFDASELSCAARRGFEVDLPGGATVKVPPDATTVERRELIADIVQATAVEVTL from the coding sequence ATGGCACGATTGCCCGACCCACAGCTCGCCCGGCAATGGCGAGAGCGACTCGATCGATATGAGCACTCTGGATTGACTGTCGCAAAATTCTGCGAAGTCGAAGGATACTCGGCGGCCTCCTTCTATCAGTGGCGGCGAAAACTCCGCGACGAAAAGTCTCCCGGTGACCCGGCATTCATCCCCGTGCAGTTCGATGCCAGCGAGCTTTCATGCGCAGCCCGGCGAGGCTTCGAAGTCGACTTGCCCGGTGGGGCGACCGTCAAAGTGCCGCCGGATGCGACCACCGTCGAGAGACGCGAGCTGATCGCCGATATCGTCCAAGCGACTGCGGTCGAGGTAACGCTGTGA
- a CDS encoding methionyl-tRNA formyltransferase, whose translation MSKYRFLKDHPSEIEILQLSSANNVRTLTAPSINSDEFRAELLDLAPDILLIASWAEIIKQPTLSTGNHRVINCHGSLLPKYRGACPQIATIFNGDKKTGITFHLIDEGIDTGDILLQKELEVGPGETSIRLEERIASQFSECVVDLLRGFQNGSIAPKKQAGDASYVPKLSPSWSWIPWEARPAEIDRRMRALDGILPLATSLGQLPLAFEKGSVVDSSKALIKGNGINLFQIRDRLRPGTVLAVEPDKLFVCTQDSDSIVELSTPALVQSGKSTPSIRPGEHFVSFARPSILKSA comes from the coding sequence TTGAGCAAATACCGTTTTCTGAAAGACCATCCGTCAGAAATTGAGATCTTACAACTATCAAGTGCAAACAACGTTCGCACTCTGACAGCACCAAGCATTAACTCGGACGAGTTTCGGGCAGAGTTGCTTGATCTCGCGCCGGACATCCTTCTGATTGCAAGCTGGGCCGAAATCATCAAGCAGCCAACGCTATCGACGGGCAATCATCGTGTGATCAACTGCCATGGCTCTCTGTTACCAAAGTACCGAGGTGCATGCCCGCAAATCGCGACGATATTTAACGGCGACAAGAAAACGGGGATCACGTTTCATTTGATTGACGAAGGAATCGATACCGGAGACATTCTGCTACAGAAAGAGTTGGAAGTAGGGCCCGGCGAAACCTCCATCCGACTCGAAGAACGTATTGCGAGCCAATTCAGTGAATGCGTGGTTGACTTGCTTCGCGGTTTCCAGAACGGGTCAATTGCCCCAAAAAAGCAAGCAGGTGATGCTTCTTACGTGCCCAAGCTAAGCCCCTCGTGGTCTTGGATTCCTTGGGAAGCACGTCCGGCGGAAATCGATCGACGAATGCGCGCCCTCGATGGAATTTTACCCTTGGCCACATCCCTTGGCCAACTCCCACTCGCCTTCGAAAAGGGAAGCGTAGTTGATTCGAGCAAGGCCCTGATCAAGGGCAATGGGATCAATCTATTTCAAATTCGCGACCGACTTCGCCCCGGAACAGTCTTGGCAGTGGAGCCCGACAAGCTATTCGTTTGCACACAAGACAGTGACAGCATCGTTGAACTGAGCACACCTGCCTTGGTTCAGAGTGGAAAATCCACGCCTTCCATTAGACCGGGAGAGCATTTCGTTAGCTTTGCACGCCCCAGCATTTTAAAGTCCGCTTGA
- a CDS encoding DNRLRE domain-containing protein: MVANGACQYFFTGMALEQSESLRRNLIAFDVAAGIPAGATVTVVTLKLNMSRTIVDEFDVNLHRVSTNWNQGTSDQIGEEGGLNPVPPTANDATWIHGEFDAALWNTPGGNFESAASATTPADGVGSYSSSTPQLVADVQSWLADPTSNFGWILIGDETTPSTKRLDSRGYSNADNRPEWKIDFEL; this comes from the coding sequence TTGGTTGCCAACGGCGCATGTCAGTACTTCTTTACCGGAATGGCCCTGGAACAGTCCGAATCGCTACGGCGCAACCTGATCGCGTTCGACGTCGCGGCAGGGATTCCCGCCGGCGCGACGGTCACGGTCGTGACACTCAAATTGAATATGTCTCGCACGATTGTTGATGAGTTTGACGTCAATCTGCACCGAGTCAGCACCAACTGGAATCAAGGCACGTCAGATCAGATCGGTGAGGAAGGCGGATTGAATCCAGTGCCGCCGACCGCCAACGACGCCACTTGGATTCACGGCGAATTTGACGCGGCTTTGTGGAACACGCCGGGCGGCAACTTCGAATCGGCGGCAAGCGCCACCACGCCGGCCGATGGTGTTGGCTCCTATTCCTCGTCAACGCCACAATTGGTCGCCGATGTTCAATCGTGGCTCGCCGATCCGACCAGCAACTTTGGCTGGATTCTCATCGGCGACGAAACCACGCCCTCCACGAAGCGGTTGGACAGCCGAGGGTACTCAAATGCCGATAATCGGCCTGAATGGAAAATCGATTTCGAGTTGTAA
- the tnpA gene encoding IS66 family insertion sequence element accessory protein TnpA, whose translation MVRLPDPAVRQRWSRLIQLHEQSDLAVSEFCDLHGVSTASFYRWRQRLQGDADQSDAFLAVQIEQPRPQIGGTTVRFPCGTQIELASCDANSLMIIVDRLAPHPKWAKTLFRTSRLDR comes from the coding sequence ATGGTTCGCTTGCCAGACCCCGCCGTTCGCCAACGTTGGTCGCGGCTGATCCAACTTCACGAACAGTCCGATCTTGCGGTCTCCGAATTTTGCGATTTGCACGGAGTCTCCACCGCATCGTTTTATCGATGGCGACAAAGGCTGCAGGGCGACGCCGATCAGAGCGACGCGTTTCTTGCCGTGCAGATCGAGCAGCCGCGTCCCCAAATCGGCGGCACCACTGTCCGCTTTCCCTGTGGCACGCAGATCGAGCTTGCTTCCTGCGATGCCAACAGCCTGATGATCATCGTCGACCGGTTGGCACCACACCCAAAATGGGCGAAAACACTATTCCGAACCAGCCGTCTTGATAGATGA
- a CDS encoding response regulator: MLMQEMTYSNQATSLCKELDDVHLVGCPTCGRAAKVRPQWLDTEIACAHCSATFIVTELMDGSKLARSTNADKPETEREQPTVEWGGRRQEKPLAKTHAKAKSDVAPHRPIAFLVEPRDENYARLAGDLVEAGFRPVRAMSVTDALKACGKYRPLLVLADISLSEQKAWQMAPKLALLDSDTRVWLYDHAIDVHDYAMADFLGIEQLIEHGGDLFRLSSRVRQSLSILCSEKTTAGRTSVASR; this comes from the coding sequence ATGTTGATGCAAGAAATGACCTACTCGAATCAAGCGACCTCTCTCTGTAAAGAACTCGATGACGTGCACTTGGTCGGCTGCCCGACTTGCGGTCGCGCAGCCAAGGTGCGACCGCAATGGCTCGACACCGAAATTGCTTGCGCACATTGCTCGGCAACCTTCATCGTCACCGAGCTGATGGACGGCAGCAAGCTTGCTCGATCGACCAACGCGGATAAACCGGAGACTGAAAGAGAACAACCAACCGTCGAGTGGGGCGGTCGCCGACAAGAAAAACCATTGGCCAAGACGCATGCAAAAGCAAAGTCTGACGTCGCGCCCCATCGACCGATTGCATTCTTGGTCGAGCCACGGGACGAAAATTACGCGAGGTTGGCAGGCGACCTAGTTGAGGCAGGCTTTCGCCCGGTACGTGCCATGTCGGTGACCGACGCCTTGAAGGCTTGCGGCAAGTATCGACCGCTATTGGTGTTGGCAGACATCTCATTGTCGGAGCAAAAGGCTTGGCAGATGGCTCCAAAATTGGCTCTGCTCGACAGCGACACACGCGTATGGCTATACGATCACGCAATCGACGTTCACGATTACGCGATGGCCGACTTTCTTGGCATCGAGCAACTGATCGAGCATGGAGGTGACCTTTTCCGATTGTCGTCACGTGTACGTCAATCACTGAGCATTCTTTGCAGCGAGAAGACAACCGCCGGTCGTACTTCCGTCGCTTCGCGGTAA
- a CDS encoding 2Fe-2S iron-sulfur cluster-binding protein → MKLSLVPAFVLGLIALTPLTASAQISPEEHASHHPEEAAADGADSGMGKGPKGMGGMGKGGPPEGAGPDMMGGGGGMMGGGKGGGMMGGGGMGGMMEKMGAPKPKDLYPSLMELPDLPMERRGELEQEAHQRMIAGTRVLSEGFDQLSTSAGSDDFAAMQAATDKIREGLGDFESGLAAHRALREGKAPRNVALQWFKSEMNLSDAAPVASSNAMLWGMTPFHSIVMAILVLFAAAMIWMYFFKMRRAATLLDKLAVAGGGVGSEEVEEPGSQGVREKATVSSSQSPPLPDSPSPTSPSPSSDCCDTDDGCETETAAEEINTGGLLPVAKKKLCRLRVAKIIQETDDVKTFRLVACHGGGIPFSYLPGQFLTFTLPVAEKPIKRSYTISSSPTQGYYCEVTVKREDNGAGSRYLHDHVNVGDTLEVKAPSGRFIFSGKESDQIVLISGGVGITPMMSITRALTDMAWPGEIHFIAACRDPEHFIFESELKRLHDEFDNLHVHVAMSRIEKDANGYTSGRLTKERLAEWVPKIASKRIHICGAPAMMEATKAMLSDLGVSAENIHSENFGSAQKPKAKVVEKPKARQLVATGAKVTFATSNKSTAMGKEETILEASERIGVDIDYSCRVGTCGECRVKLLSGDVSMEVDDGLEPEDKQAGMILACQAKSNQDVSVDA, encoded by the coding sequence ATGAAATTGAGCCTTGTCCCAGCATTCGTACTCGGATTGATAGCTCTGACGCCCCTGACAGCGAGCGCACAGATTTCCCCCGAAGAGCATGCCAGCCACCATCCGGAAGAAGCCGCCGCTGACGGAGCCGATTCGGGGATGGGGAAAGGTCCGAAAGGAATGGGCGGCATGGGGAAAGGCGGGCCGCCCGAAGGTGCCGGGCCAGACATGATGGGTGGTGGAGGCGGAATGATGGGAGGAGGCAAAGGCGGTGGCATGATGGGTGGTGGCGGCATGGGCGGCATGATGGAAAAGATGGGTGCGCCCAAACCCAAAGACCTCTATCCTTCGCTGATGGAGTTGCCCGATTTGCCGATGGAGCGTCGCGGCGAACTTGAACAGGAGGCTCACCAGCGGATGATTGCGGGCACGCGAGTGCTCAGTGAAGGCTTTGACCAACTATCGACGTCCGCCGGAAGCGATGATTTTGCCGCGATGCAAGCAGCGACGGACAAAATTCGCGAGGGACTTGGTGACTTCGAGAGTGGTTTGGCTGCGCATCGAGCACTCCGCGAGGGCAAAGCTCCGCGAAACGTTGCCCTGCAGTGGTTCAAGAGCGAGATGAATCTGAGCGACGCAGCTCCGGTGGCATCTTCCAATGCCATGCTGTGGGGGATGACTCCCTTTCATTCCATCGTAATGGCAATCTTAGTGCTCTTTGCCGCCGCAATGATCTGGATGTACTTCTTCAAAATGCGCCGCGCCGCCACGTTGCTCGACAAGCTCGCTGTGGCTGGTGGTGGAGTTGGGAGTGAAGAAGTGGAGGAGCCTGGGAGTCAGGGAGTCAGGGAGAAAGCAACAGTATCCAGCTCCCAATCTCCCCCGCTCCCAGACTCCCCGTCTCCCACCTCCCCATCTCCCTCAAGCGACTGCTGCGATACGGACGATGGCTGCGAAACCGAAACAGCCGCTGAGGAAATCAACACCGGTGGCTTGCTTCCGGTGGCCAAGAAAAAACTCTGCCGCTTGCGCGTCGCCAAGATCATTCAGGAAACCGATGACGTCAAAACCTTTCGTCTGGTAGCCTGTCACGGTGGCGGCATTCCCTTCAGTTACTTGCCCGGTCAGTTCCTAACGTTCACCCTGCCCGTTGCCGAAAAACCGATCAAACGCAGCTATACGATTTCGTCTTCACCCACGCAGGGATACTACTGCGAAGTTACGGTGAAACGTGAAGACAATGGTGCTGGCTCGCGATATCTTCACGATCACGTGAACGTTGGCGATACGCTGGAGGTCAAAGCACCCAGTGGGCGATTCATATTCTCTGGAAAAGAATCAGACCAGATTGTGTTGATCTCCGGAGGCGTCGGGATCACGCCGATGATGAGCATCACACGCGCGCTAACTGACATGGCTTGGCCGGGTGAAATTCATTTCATCGCAGCTTGTCGTGATCCTGAGCACTTCATCTTTGAATCCGAACTCAAACGACTCCACGACGAGTTCGACAATTTGCATGTCCATGTGGCAATGAGTCGGATTGAAAAAGACGCTAACGGGTACACAAGCGGTCGGCTGACCAAAGAAAGGCTAGCCGAATGGGTTCCGAAAATCGCGTCGAAACGCATCCACATTTGTGGTGCGCCTGCGATGATGGAAGCGACCAAGGCAATGCTGTCTGATTTGGGCGTCTCTGCAGAGAACATCCACTCCGAGAATTTCGGTTCGGCTCAAAAGCCGAAAGCAAAAGTCGTCGAGAAGCCGAAAGCTCGCCAGCTGGTAGCGACGGGGGCCAAGGTGACTTTTGCCACGTCGAATAAGTCCACTGCAATGGGGAAAGAAGAAACGATTCTCGAAGCGTCTGAGCGAATTGGTGTCGACATTGACTACTCGTGTCGCGTCGGCACTTGCGGCGAATGTCGCGTGAAGCTGCTCTCAGGGGACGTTTCGATGGAAGTCGACGATGGATTGGAACCGGAGGACAAGCAAGCCGGGATGATCTTGGCGTGTCAGGCGAAATCGAATCAGGATGTGAGCGTGGACGCATAG
- a CDS encoding multiheme c-type cytochrome has protein sequence MKRNLIIFVVITTVISVTYAMGLIPTAATESVSKVLHHSVNPGTLSAAHANLGDNCQACHTPVMGVDTVKCIMCHANNESILQRQPTAFHASVGTCKECHQEHRGLDANLSEMDHSLLTSIGLKALEDAEPGSEEQAARIGLADKLKFANAPHERITLQESVLDCKSCHSNDDQHQGLFGNDCAQCHATDRWTIPEYKHPSTSSTDCNQCHQAPPSHYMMHFKMISAKVAGKPHARVEQCHQCHQTTSWNDIKRAGWYKHH, from the coding sequence ATGAAACGCAATCTAATCATCTTCGTTGTCATCACGACTGTGATTTCAGTGACCTACGCGATGGGGCTGATCCCAACGGCCGCTACCGAATCGGTTTCAAAGGTCCTGCATCATTCCGTCAACCCAGGGACGCTTTCGGCGGCTCACGCGAACTTGGGCGACAACTGCCAAGCCTGCCATACGCCGGTCATGGGTGTGGATACGGTTAAGTGCATCATGTGTCATGCCAACAACGAATCCATCTTGCAACGGCAACCGACTGCATTCCACGCCAGCGTGGGGACGTGCAAGGAGTGTCATCAAGAGCATCGCGGACTCGACGCCAATCTATCCGAGATGGATCACTCGTTGCTGACATCCATCGGCCTCAAAGCGTTGGAGGATGCCGAGCCTGGCAGTGAGGAGCAAGCGGCCCGAATCGGTCTGGCCGACAAACTCAAATTTGCCAACGCACCTCATGAGCGGATCACATTGCAAGAATCAGTGCTTGATTGCAAGTCTTGTCATTCCAACGACGACCAACACCAGGGGTTGTTCGGAAACGATTGTGCGCAGTGCCACGCAACCGATCGTTGGACGATTCCCGAATACAAGCACCCCTCAACCAGTTCGACCGACTGCAACCAATGCCATCAAGCACCGCCGAGCCACTACATGATGCACTTCAAGATGATCTCGGCAAAGGTCGCGGGTAAGCCTCACGCCCGAGTCGAGCAATGTCACCAGTGTCACCAAACGACGAGCTGGAACGATATCAAGCGGGCCGGTTGGTACAAGCATCATTGA